In the Leifsonia sp. 466MF genome, one interval contains:
- a CDS encoding copper homeostasis protein CutC encodes MGIAVEIAVQDVVGVRVALAGGADRVELCSALGMGGLTPSAALIAGAVAEARDTGRDGFVHVLVRPRGGGFVYDADEVALTVADVRFAREAGAAGVVVGALNDSGAVDAEAVAAIVDAAGPLSVTFHRAIDVAPDPVRAAERLAELGVARILTSGGAERSIDGVGMLRQLTDRVGGRVQVMAGGGVRVDDIPDIVATGVDAVHLSARDAVHGSPSGPGGGAATYDITDARIVRAAVETAMRRR; translated from the coding sequence ATGGGCATCGCCGTCGAGATCGCCGTGCAGGACGTCGTCGGCGTTCGCGTCGCGCTGGCGGGGGGAGCCGACCGGGTCGAGCTGTGCAGCGCGCTCGGGATGGGCGGGCTCACGCCCTCCGCGGCCCTGATCGCCGGCGCGGTCGCCGAGGCGCGCGACACAGGTCGTGACGGATTCGTCCACGTGCTGGTCCGCCCGCGCGGCGGCGGGTTCGTCTACGACGCCGACGAGGTGGCGCTGACCGTCGCCGATGTGCGGTTCGCCCGCGAGGCCGGCGCTGCGGGCGTGGTCGTCGGCGCGCTGAACGACAGCGGGGCCGTCGATGCGGAGGCCGTCGCGGCCATCGTCGACGCGGCCGGCCCGCTCAGCGTGACGTTCCATCGCGCGATCGACGTCGCGCCGGACCCGGTGCGTGCGGCGGAGCGGCTGGCGGAGCTCGGCGTCGCGCGCATCCTCACCTCCGGAGGCGCGGAGCGCAGCATCGACGGCGTCGGGATGCTGCGGCAGCTGACGGACCGCGTTGGCGGCCGGGTGCAGGTGATGGCGGGCGGGGGAGTGCGCGTCGACGACATCCCCGACATCGTGGCGACCGGGGTGGATGCGGTGCACCTGTCTGCGCGCGACGCGGTGCACGGGTCGCCCAGCGGCCCGGGCGGAGGCGCGGCGACCTACGACATCACGGATGCCCGGATCGTCCGTGCGGCGGTGGAGACGGCGATGCGTCGGCGCTGA
- the serA gene encoding phosphoglycerate dehydrogenase has translation MTKPVVLIAEELSPATVDALGPDFEIRSVDGTDRPALLSAVADADAILVRSATKVDAEVIAAAPVLKVIARAGVGLDNVDIKTATNAGVMVVNAPTSNIISAAELTVGHILSLARHIPAAHNALAQGQWKRSKYTGVELYEKTIGIIGLGRIGALITARLQSFGTNVIAYDPYVTSARAQQLGVQLVTLDELLAQSDFITIHMPKTPETTGMISDDQLALMKKTAFIVNVARGGLIDEDALYRALTTGTIAGAGLDVFVSEPPQDSPLLALENVVVTPHLGASTDEAQEKAGVSVARSVRLALSGELVPDAVNVAGGVIDPYVRPGIPLVEKLGQVFSGLASSPVTSVDVEVRGELADYDVSVLKLAALKGIFTNIVSETVSYVNAPLLADQRGIEVRLITDSVSEEYRNLITLRGALSDGSQISVSGTLTGPKQIEKIVGINGYDVEVPVAEHLVVMVYDDRPGIVAVYGREFGEAAINIAGMQVARTSAGGKALSVLTVDSRVPDGLLEKVRLAIDADLMQEIDITES, from the coding sequence GTGACAAAGCCGGTCGTCCTGATCGCCGAAGAACTCTCGCCCGCCACCGTCGACGCCCTGGGGCCCGACTTCGAGATCCGCTCGGTGGACGGGACCGACCGGCCGGCGCTCCTCTCGGCGGTCGCCGACGCCGACGCCATCCTGGTGCGCTCCGCGACCAAGGTCGATGCCGAGGTCATCGCGGCCGCACCGGTGCTGAAGGTCATCGCCCGCGCGGGCGTCGGGCTCGACAACGTCGACATCAAGACGGCGACCAATGCCGGCGTGATGGTCGTCAACGCGCCCACGTCGAACATCATCTCGGCCGCGGAGCTGACGGTCGGTCACATCCTGAGTCTCGCGCGCCACATCCCGGCCGCGCACAACGCGCTCGCGCAGGGGCAGTGGAAGCGCTCGAAGTACACCGGCGTCGAGCTGTACGAGAAGACGATCGGCATCATCGGCCTCGGCCGGATCGGCGCGCTCATCACCGCACGCCTGCAGTCGTTCGGCACCAACGTCATCGCGTACGACCCCTATGTCACGAGCGCGCGGGCGCAGCAGCTCGGCGTCCAGCTCGTCACCCTCGACGAGCTGCTCGCGCAGTCCGACTTCATCACCATCCACATGCCGAAGACACCAGAGACGACCGGCATGATCTCCGACGACCAGCTTGCTCTGATGAAGAAGACGGCCTTCATCGTCAACGTCGCCCGCGGCGGCCTGATCGACGAGGATGCGCTCTACCGCGCCCTGACCACCGGCACGATCGCCGGCGCCGGCCTCGACGTGTTCGTCTCGGAGCCGCCGCAGGACTCGCCGCTGCTCGCGCTCGAGAACGTCGTCGTGACACCGCACCTGGGCGCCTCCACCGACGAGGCACAGGAGAAGGCGGGCGTCTCGGTCGCGCGCTCCGTGCGGCTGGCGCTGTCGGGCGAGCTCGTGCCCGACGCGGTGAACGTCGCCGGCGGCGTCATCGACCCGTACGTGCGTCCCGGCATCCCGCTGGTCGAGAAGCTCGGCCAGGTGTTCTCCGGGCTCGCCAGCAGCCCGGTGACGAGCGTCGACGTCGAGGTGCGCGGCGAACTGGCCGACTACGACGTCAGCGTGCTGAAGCTCGCTGCGCTCAAGGGCATCTTCACCAACATCGTCAGCGAGACGGTGTCGTACGTGAACGCACCGCTGCTCGCCGACCAGCGCGGCATCGAGGTGCGCCTCATCACCGACTCGGTGAGCGAGGAGTACCGCAACCTGATCACCCTGCGCGGCGCGCTCAGCGACGGCTCGCAGATCTCCGTGTCGGGCACCCTGACCGGGCCCAAGCAGATCGAGAAGATCGTCGGCATCAACGGCTACGACGTCGAGGTTCCGGTCGCCGAGCACCTCGTGGTCATGGTCTACGACGACCGCCCGGGCATCGTCGCGGTCTACGGCCGCGAGTTCGGCGAGGCCGCGATCAACATCGCGGGCATGCAGGTCGCGCGGACGTCGGCCGGCGGCAAGGCGCTCAGCGTCCTCACCGTCGACTCACGCGTGCCGGACGGCCTGCTCGAGAAGGTGCGGCTCGCGATCGACGCCGACCTGATGCAGGAGATCGACATCACCGAGTCCTGA
- a CDS encoding DoxX family protein, with the protein MVTLLEIAQLIVRILLAVVFVAMGTLHFVPGPARGMAAMVPPALRVVRPGLLVAFTGVCEILGGIGLLIPATRVPAALCLAVFLVAVFPANAYAAGKTERFGAFATPLVPRLVLQIVLIALCVFCAL; encoded by the coding sequence ATGGTGACACTTCTCGAGATCGCACAGCTCATCGTCCGCATCCTGCTCGCGGTGGTGTTCGTCGCGATGGGGACGCTGCACTTCGTTCCGGGGCCGGCTCGCGGCATGGCGGCGATGGTCCCGCCGGCCCTGCGGGTGGTGCGTCCGGGCCTCCTGGTGGCGTTCACCGGCGTCTGCGAGATCCTCGGCGGCATCGGGCTCCTGATCCCGGCCACGCGCGTCCCCGCCGCCCTCTGCCTGGCGGTCTTCCTGGTGGCGGTCTTCCCGGCCAACGCCTACGCCGCAGGCAAGACCGAGCGGTTCGGCGCGTTCGCGACGCCCCTCGTCCCGCGCCTCGTCCTGCAGATCGTGCTGATCGCGCTCTGCGTGTTCTGCGCGCTGTAG
- a CDS encoding acetolactate synthase large subunit, whose product MTGMSTDATPSSVLPSATPSKASPEILTGSQSVVRTLELLGVTDVFGLPGGAILPIYDAIMDSTRIRHILVRHEQGGGHAAEGYAVASNKVGVAMATSGPGATNLVTAIMDAHMDSVPVVFITGQVFSTLMGTDAFQEADIVGITMPITKHSFLVKDVEDIPATIAAAYHIAGTGRPGPVLVDITKDAQQNTAPFVWPPKVDLPGYRPITKAHGKQVLAAAQLLAEAKKPVLYVGGGVIRARASQELFELAEATGAPVVTTLTARGAFPDTHKQHLGMPGMHGTVPAVLSLQESDLIVSLGARFDDRVTGNTSLFAPNAKIVHVDVDPAEISKIRVADVPIVGDAKDVIVDLTAAFQDATRSAKPDLVEWWTYLNGLREEFPLGYSATSDGLLAPQYVIQRIGELTGPEGIYTAGVGQHQMWAAQFIKYERPNSWLNSGGAGTMGYSVPAAMGAKVAQPDRVVWSIDGDGCFQMTNQELATCTINNIPIKVAIINNSSLGMVRQWQTLFYDGRYSNTDLNTGHDTVRVPDFVKLAEAYGALGIRVTKEEEVDAAIKLALETNDRPVVIDFVVSADAMVWPMVPQGVSNSYVQYARDHSPSFGGE is encoded by the coding sequence ATGACAGGCATGTCCACGGATGCAACCCCCAGCAGTGTGTTGCCGTCCGCGACGCCGTCCAAGGCGTCGCCCGAGATCCTGACCGGCTCGCAGTCGGTCGTCCGCACCCTCGAGCTCCTCGGCGTCACCGACGTCTTCGGGCTCCCCGGGGGTGCCATCCTCCCCATCTACGACGCGATCATGGACTCCACCCGGATCCGTCACATCCTCGTCCGTCACGAGCAGGGCGGCGGCCACGCCGCCGAGGGCTACGCGGTGGCGTCCAACAAAGTCGGTGTCGCCATGGCGACCTCCGGCCCCGGAGCCACCAACCTCGTCACGGCGATCATGGACGCGCACATGGACTCCGTCCCCGTCGTGTTCATCACCGGCCAGGTCTTCTCCACGCTGATGGGCACGGACGCGTTCCAGGAGGCCGACATCGTGGGCATCACGATGCCGATCACCAAGCACTCCTTCCTGGTGAAGGACGTCGAGGACATCCCCGCGACGATCGCAGCGGCGTACCACATCGCCGGCACCGGTCGTCCTGGCCCCGTCCTCGTCGACATCACCAAGGACGCGCAGCAGAACACCGCCCCGTTCGTGTGGCCGCCGAAGGTCGACCTGCCGGGCTACCGGCCGATCACCAAGGCGCACGGCAAGCAGGTCCTGGCAGCGGCCCAGCTGCTCGCCGAGGCCAAGAAGCCGGTGCTCTATGTGGGCGGCGGAGTGATCCGCGCCCGCGCGTCGCAGGAGCTGTTCGAACTCGCCGAGGCGACGGGCGCCCCCGTCGTCACCACGCTGACCGCGCGCGGCGCCTTCCCGGACACGCACAAGCAGCACCTCGGCATGCCCGGCATGCACGGGACGGTGCCCGCCGTGCTCTCCCTCCAGGAGTCCGACCTCATCGTGTCGCTCGGCGCGCGGTTCGACGACCGCGTCACCGGCAACACCTCCCTGTTCGCGCCCAACGCGAAGATCGTGCACGTCGACGTCGACCCTGCCGAGATCTCCAAGATCCGTGTCGCCGACGTCCCCATCGTCGGCGATGCCAAGGACGTCATCGTCGATCTGACCGCCGCGTTCCAGGACGCGACCCGCTCCGCCAAGCCCGACCTCGTCGAGTGGTGGACCTACCTGAACGGACTCCGCGAGGAGTTCCCGCTCGGGTACTCGGCCACCAGCGACGGCCTGCTGGCCCCGCAGTACGTCATCCAGCGGATCGGTGAGCTCACCGGGCCCGAGGGCATCTACACGGCGGGCGTGGGCCAGCACCAGATGTGGGCTGCCCAGTTCATCAAGTACGAGCGCCCCAACTCGTGGCTGAACTCGGGCGGAGCCGGGACCATGGGCTACTCGGTCCCCGCTGCCATGGGTGCGAAGGTCGCCCAGCCGGACCGCGTGGTCTGGTCGATCGACGGCGACGGCTGCTTCCAGATGACCAATCAGGAGCTCGCCACCTGCACGATCAACAACATCCCCATCAAGGTGGCGATCATCAACAACTCGTCGCTCGGGATGGTGCGGCAGTGGCAGACCCTGTTCTACGACGGGCGCTACTCCAACACCGACCTGAACACGGGCCACGACACCGTCCGCGTCCCCGACTTCGTGAAGCTGGCCGAGGCGTACGGCGCCCTCGGCATCCGCGTCACCAAGGAGGAGGAGGTCGACGCCGCCATCAAGCTGGCGCTGGAGACCAACGATCGCCCCGTCGTGATCGACTTCGTGGTCAGCGCCGACGCCATGGTGTGGCCGATGGTCCCGCAGGGCGTCAGCAACAGCTACGTCCAGTACGCCCGCGACCACAGCCCGTCGTTCGGAGGGGAGTGA
- the ilvN gene encoding acetolactate synthase small subunit, whose product MSTHVLSLLVEDKPGLLTRVAGLFARRGFNIHSLAVGTSEVDGLSRITVVVDVEDLPLEQVTKQLNKLINVIKIVELDPAQSVQREHLLIKVRVDNSTRSQVLEAVNLFRARVVDVATDALVIEVTGDSGKTQALLKVLEPYGIKEMAQSGLLAIGRGGKSITERVFRN is encoded by the coding sequence ATGAGCACGCACGTTCTGAGCCTCCTCGTGGAGGACAAGCCGGGTCTGCTGACCCGCGTGGCCGGGCTGTTCGCCCGTCGCGGCTTCAACATCCACTCGCTCGCGGTGGGCACGAGCGAGGTCGACGGCCTCTCGCGCATCACCGTCGTGGTGGACGTCGAGGACCTCCCGCTCGAGCAGGTGACCAAGCAGCTCAACAAGCTGATCAACGTCATCAAGATCGTGGAGCTCGACCCCGCGCAGTCGGTGCAGCGCGAGCACCTGCTCATCAAGGTGCGGGTGGACAACTCCACGCGTTCGCAGGTGCTCGAGGCCGTGAACCTCTTCCGCGCCCGCGTCGTCGACGTCGCGACGGATGCGCTGGTGATCGAGGTCACCGGCGACAGCGGCAAGACGCAGGCGCTGCTCAAGGTGCTCGAGCCGTACGGCATCAAGGAGATGGCCCAGTCGGGCCTCCTCGCGATCGGCCGCGGCGGCAAGTCCATCACCGAGCGCGTCTTCCGGAACTGA